A single region of the Palaemon carinicauda isolate YSFRI2023 chromosome 17, ASM3689809v2, whole genome shotgun sequence genome encodes:
- the LOC137656523 gene encoding shematrin-like protein 1 has product MSMLMAMVMSMAMALPMAMSMSIAMAISMSISMAMSMLMAMAMSMAMSMSSGMAMAMSMSMSVYGYSYGYVYGYGYGYGYVYVSSHGHIQVHVHVHRYSYVYGNGDVNSNGYGFGDMAMAMSMSMSMAMSRSLAMAMSKSMAMSMAISMAMIMCLVLALALAMIMAMSMWLWLWLCGYGYGYSYGYGYVYSYCYGYGYGYNYGYGLGYGYIYGYGYGYGSGYVYGYVNLWLCLAMAMAMAKSMSMSMFMSISGYGYGYGYDYD; this is encoded by the exons atgtctatgcttatggctatggttatgtctatggctatggctctgcctatggctatgtctatgtctatagccaTGGCCATATCCATGTCCATATCCATGGCCATGTCTATGttaatggctatggctatgtctatggctatgtctatgtcttcaggtatggctatggctatgtctatgtctatgtctgtctatggctatagctatggctatgtctatggctatggctatggctatggctatgtctatgtctctagCCATGGCCATATCCAAGTTCACGTCCACGTCCACAGATACAGCTACGTCTACGGCAATGGTGATGTCAACAGCAACGGATACGGCTTTGG ggatatggctatggctatgtctatgtctatgtctatggctatgtctaggtctttggctatggctatgtctaagtctatggctatgtctatggctatttctatggctATGATTATGTGTCTGGTTCTTGCTCTGGCTCtggctatgattatggctatgtcaatgtggctatggctttggctatgtggctatggctatggctatagctatggctatggctatgtctacagCTActgctatggctacggctatggctacaacTACGGCTACGGCTTAGGCTATggctacatctatggctatggctatggctatggctctggctatgtctatggctatgtcaat ctatggctatgtctggctatggctatggctatggctaaatcTATGTCTATGTCAATGTTTATGTCTATCtctggctatggttatggctatggctatgactacgactaa